In Zingiber officinale cultivar Zhangliang chromosome 9B, Zo_v1.1, whole genome shotgun sequence, the genomic window ttggatcaataatgttaagtatcgtttgcgatccaagtctaaaccactaagaacagataagttgaatttggaatcaataatgttaagttccgtttatgactccaaatttaatttctaaagaacacaataggttgttaggaaaggttcaggacttgtataaaatttttgtacaggggaaccggtacgatattccgagtagcaaccaacagaagcatccaacatcaacttaaaaggtaGAGTCCAATCTGATGGCCTAATGATAGGTGCTGAAATCAAAGCCTCTTTCAACCTCTGAAAAGCTTCCTTACACCTCTGATCAAAATGAAAATCCACATCTTTCTGAAGTAACTGAGATAATGGAAGAGCAATCTGACTGAAATCTCTAATAAATCTCCTGTAAAATCCTGCATGGGTAAGGAAAGTTCGAACATCCCTCATGTATGTGGGGTAAGATAAGGAAGATATAGCACTAGCTTTAGCAGGATCTACCTCAATTCCTCTCCTAGAGACTATATGACCTAAAACAATTCCATGCTCAACTATAaagtaatatttttcaaaattaagcatCAAATCAGTCTCAATGCATCTATCTAAAACCCTAGATAAATTTCTAGACATGCATCAAATGATGAACCATATATAGAAAAATCATCCATGAACActtccatgcaatgctctaaCAAATCACCAAAAATACTTACCATGTATCGCTAAAAAGTCCCTGGAGAATTGTAAAGTCCAAATGGCATGTATCTATATGCGAATGTACTGAAGGTACAAGTGAAAGTGGTCTTTTCCTGATCCTCCAGATCAATGTAAATATGAAAATATCCTGTGTAtccatcaaggaagaaataatgTGATTTACCCATGAGCCTCTCTAGCATCCGATCAATAAAAGGCAATGGCTAGTGGTCCTACCTGGTTGCTTGGTTCAGCTTCCTGTAGTCCATACATACTCTCCAAGAATTTTTAACTCTAGTGGGCACCAACTCATTCTCTTCATTAGCTACCACTATCACTCTAGATTTCTTGGGAACCACATGGATGGGACTTACCCACTTACTGTCAAAAATAGGGTAGATGATACCTTCCTGAAAAAGTCTAGTCATCTCTTTCTTGACTACATCAAGGATCAGTGGATTAAGTCTCCTCTGTGGCTATCTCACTGGTTTCACATCCTCCTCCAAATAAATTCTATGCATGCAAATAGAAGGACTGATCCCAAGAATGTCAGCAAGTGTCCATCCAATGGATTTTTTATGCTGCCTTATAATCTCTAATAATTTCTTCTCCTGTTCTGACTCCAAATCCTGGGTTATAATGATAGATAGCTGCTGATTATCATCTAAGTAAGCATACTTCAAGTGTTATGGCAATGACTTCAACTCATTTTGTGACTGATCAATAGATGATGATCCTAGGGGTAACACTACTGATGAACAATCCCTTACACATAATTCTTCTTCTCTGAGCGATCCTAGGGGTAGTGCTTCTCCTAAGTAATCCCCTATGCATATATCATCTCTCTCAACCGAAAATAATCCACCTGAAATAATATCCACTCCCGTGTCCAAAGCATCCTCCAAATCTACAGATAATACCTCACCTTCACCAGCATCAATAAAATCCGAATCTGATTCCATTTCTGAAAAGAAATCCAAGTTTTCCAGCTCCTCTATAATATCCACACTAAGAATAGAATGATCCTCTCTTGGATGCCTCATAATGTCAAAAACTGAACTGGACCACTATATCTCCTATCTCCATGGAAAGTATGCCCGCATGAATATCAATGTTTGTCCTTGCAGTCTTAAGGAATGGTCTTCCTAGAATTAGAGGTGATCTATTGTCCAGATAGTCTCCCTGCATATCTAGGATATAAAAATCTGCAAGAAAAATAAATTCTCTCACCTTAACTAAAACATCTTCAATAACTCTAGCTGGACGAGTCTGACTGCGGTCAGATAAATGAATAACAACCCCTGTAGGTTGTAATGGTCCAATCCCTAAAGTCTGAAAAACTAATCTTGGCATCAAATTAATTGAAGCACCCAAATCTAGCATAGCGTCCTCAAAAAGATTGTTCCCAATCTCACAAGGTACCGTGAATACTCCAGGATCTTCacatttataaggaactaattgAATGAGTGCGGATACATTTTTGCCCATGATAATTAACTCATTCCCCTTCAACTTCTTTTTGTGTACACAAAGATCCTTCAAAAATTTTGCATACTTGGAAATTTGCTTAATCATTGCGTGTAAAGGAACATTAACTTCCATCTTGCTAAATAGAATCACGTTCTCTTGAAATTCCTTAGCTTTTTCCTCCTCTACATTCTTCCTTGGCTGCACTTTGCATTGAGGGAAAGGCAAGGGAATATAAGGCTCGACAACTTGCTGAGATGGACATCTAGAAATTGGATTTGCTGGAACCTCTGCCTGAATTGTGACTGGTTCAGCTAGAATTGAGCTGCTAGAATTTCCTGGATTCTTGCCCTTCTTCTCTTGTTCTTGAACTAAAACCATTGGATCAATGTAAATTGGATTAGAGCTTTAATTGCAAAGTTTTGGGCTGTTGGAAGTTCCAAATCAGGGCTGGTTGTAGATGTTTTAGAGTTACTGGAATCTTGAATTTTGCTGTTGGAAGTCTTTCAGCAGCAGCATCCAAATTTCACCTTCCACTTCTCAAAGTTAATGCACTAACATTACCCTTCAGATTAGGTGTTGATTGAGAAGGCAGTTGACTTGATCCTTGAGCTTGCAATTGATTGATGCTAGAAGCTAATTGTCCAATCTGCCTCTCAATATTTTGCAAGGATGAATCTGTTCTTTACTAATTCGGTTGTTGTTGCAGAATTTGCTGCATCAACTCCTCTAATCTAGCTTACTGTAAATCTGAATTAGAGGTACTATTGGAATTTCCTTGAGTCAAACTTAGTCTTGAAGATGCTGGAGTGCATGCTAGTGCTGTAAATTCTGAAAATTCTGATTTTGGTGAGATTGTTGCTAGTTTTACTAAACATACTACTGATAAGGATGAAATGATTGTTGAAATTGATTTGTAGGTTGATACTGATGCTGAAAAGGTTGTGATTGCTATTAAAATCCTTGTTGAGATGACTGAAAACTCTGATTTTGCTGGAAATTTTGATTTGAAGGTGGTTGTTGATAAAATGAGTTGCTATACTTCAAATTTGAATGATCACTCCAACCAGGATTGTACATAGAGGAATGAGGGTCATATTTTTGTTGGAATTGAGCTCTAAAGAATGTTGCCAAAGACTCATCTTGATGAAGATTCGGACAAAATTCTGAAACATGATCTTGACTCGAACAAATACTACAAACCACCCTTTGTAGATATGGAATTTGTGCAATCGAAAAAGTAGAAGGTTGAGTAGCATTGTTCAAAGCCAATTGCTTCACAAAAGATGTTAATTCCATCAATGAATTCCTTATCTCCTTTTGCTCATTAGAAACGATTTGAACCTCTTCAACTCCTCTTGTAGTTAGTGCTCTACTTCCAAATTGTTGTGAGTTCTCTGCCATATTAGAAATGAGCTCTTTAGCTTGTTCTGGAGTTTTGTTCACTATAGCTCCTCTAGCTACTTCATCTATCATACTCCTATCCATAGGTAATAAACCCTCATAGAAGTATTGAACTAGTAGCTTCTCACTGATCTGATGCTGAGGATAACTTGCACATAGCTTCTTGAATCTCTCCCAATAGTCATAAAGTGTCTCTCCCACCACTTGTTGACTTCCATAGATACTCTTCTTGATAGTTGTATTTTGAAACTGGAAAGAATTTCTCCAAGAAAGCcttcttcatatcaatccaagaTATAATGTATCCTGGTGGCAAATAATACAACCAACCCTTTGCTACTCTAGTTAATGAAAGTGGAAAAACCCTTAGCTTGATGTCCTCTTCTGAGATGCCCAATGGCTTCATAGTAGAGCAAATCACATGGAACTCATGTAAGTGTCTATTAGGACCTTCTCCAGATAAGAAATTTAGGTAGAAAATGGATTAATCCAGATCTCAACTCAAAATCTCCTGCCAAAGTTGGACAAGTAATACATGAATACTTGAATGCCTCATTAGGAGCTACCAGCTCTTTCATTGTCCTATGATGCTCAGCCATGGAAGTATCAGCGTGTGAGGAAGTACTGTCAGAAACTTCTGGTAATTTCTCCCAAATTCTAAAAGCTCTGAAAGTTCTCTCAATCTCAGGATCTAACTCAAATAATTTGTCTTTCGAAGTCTTGGTCATAAAATCAAGTTAAAGTAAGAAATCAAGTAgatatacaataaaatcatgaaaaatacaagacAAAAGAAGAATAGAACTATGCAAAATCTAAAATATCACACACTCACTACTAGTTGTTTCCCTGGCAGCAACGCCAAAATTTTGGTGTACTCTAATGCATGTCACTATACactttaaaattgattaaaattgaaaacCCTTACACATCATAAACTAAATTATAGCAAAGGGtccccaagtcatattttttcaAGGACATCTAGTAATCGCGTGTGTACTCTAGATGCAAACTATTCCTTATTTGGGGTTTTCATGCTTTACTAAATATGTaataaagatagaaaaaaatccCTAACTGAAAAACACTAAACATAAATTATGCTTAAGAAAAATCAAAGACAACTAGATTTGAAGATCAACTAAACACAACTCAATGCTTACTCAAAAGCAGTGAATCCGATTCTTCTCAAATCAACAAAACTGAGCTAATTACCCTAATGGAATGGAATTCGGGTTTATTGAACTAAAGGCTACTGTCAGAGCCGAACAATTGAAATTGTAGAACAAAATGCAAAGATAAATGTACGAATTCAAAATTATAAAGGAATCACAGAAAAACTAAATCAGATCATCATATCTGATCATGCAACTAAGCAATCAAAGATGAAGAAGACGTTCACAACACAGATCGTCGATCAATCCTTCTTTCTACCAATGAACAGAGCCACCCCTAGCGAACTCTCTTCAGATGATCAGTGACAGATCTTCAAGCTTCCAGCCGTGCTCCAGGCAAATCGCTCAACTCCTAGGAACCTCTCTTTAAGATCACGATCCACTAAAACACATATCCGTATGGGAACTAAGCTATGCTTTCTGGTAAgcgattgccccaatcgattgatcgatcgatccgaGTTACGCGAGTGAAATGGGAAATGGTAGTGGATCAGAATCGTTAGGAAAACTCTGTCGATGACTGTTATTGCTGGTCAAAAATGCAGATCGGGGAAACTCCCTCCGATCAGCACATGATGGTGGAATGTGGAAATCAGAATCGCAATGCAGATACCTCCTCGTCATCGCATTCTGCTCCTTGCCCGATGATTACTGGCACTCCTTGAATCTCGCCACTGATGAAGTATCATGAATCTTGGATCTGGAGTGAAAGGGACTTCGTTGTGCTCTCGAGAAGAACTGGCATGATGAACAGTTGTGAAGCCACTGTTCATTGCGACGGCTTCATGTTTTTAAACTCTGCATCAAACCGGTTCACAGCAGCTTAGTTCGGGTTCAACAACAGCTAAATTGGTTGGGCCAGCTTGACTTGATTCAATAGTGGCTGGGTTAGTGTAACTCGAGTTCCAATTCCAAGCTAGATGAACTTGAGTGAACCTAAATGTGATTGATGAATCCAAACCTACAAAACCCAATTAAAACATACGAAGCACAAATCTTGAATTAGTAGTAATGAATTAGATAAGCTCAAAATATTCCTTGCATAGCAAAAtccaattctaaaatcaatttcaCAAATAAAATAATCTTCAAAACCACACCATTCCAAGAAAAATAGAACCTCACATGAGCAAACCATCACCATGCCACCGAACTAGAGCCCAGGCAGACTGTAgtcatgtggaatccacatgacCATAGCATGGGCCATACCAGGCCTGTGTCTAGCTCTATTTAAAGGGAGTTCTTCCCCTTTTCAATgggaggaaggttctcccctGGGAAAGATCCAATTTGGATGAAATATGGACTTCTTCGACACCCTCTTGGATGATTCAAAGCTAAATTTAGTGTATCCATCACTCTGAAAGcttggattggatctgaagaccacTCTTCATATAGGATAAgccttcttccctttctcttctcgaGTTTTGGGTAATTTTTGCTTAAATCTTTATGTCTTTAGATTCTCTCCCCCTAGTTATGgtgtagatctcttgttctaggattaagtgagtaattgtgatgtaaattgatgtaaaactcatggatttgccaatttcctatctaaATGACATTGTTATATCTTGTATCAACTTAATCTTATGTGTGTACAATGTACTTgagtttaattttcatattttattggATGTTTGTGTATAATTGCTAATCCCATAGAAGGaatgccctagatcgtatgactagGAACCCTAGTGTCAAGGGTATCCCGTTTCTGAACATCTGGGGCATTGCCTTGAAAGGAGAAGTAATTCTCCACAAGAAAGTAGAGAATTGGATGTATTGTTAAttctatctctatgttattgAGTGTTAGTGTATTTTTATGTAGTATGACCGAGGAGCCCTAGTGACATGGGTATCCCGTTACTGGACTTCATacgaatcacttccatttagtagtaTAGGATGTGGATTAAGATAGCATTCCGGCATGATCTCCACGAGGAAGAGcgggtaatgaatctaacttcctacaagtatATAGAAATAGAAGATGGGTGATAGGTGATCCATGATACATTGATTAGCATCACAATAAAACTGAACCCCTGGAACACTTCCCAAACCAACTTCCTCAatattctttctctttctctctttctccTACTTACTTCCCTTTACATTTGCATTTGTAATCTTAAATCTTTCAATAGTTCGCTAGTTCACTATGCTTAAATTCTAGTACTTATATTTAGTCCCTGTgggattaatatttttattacttgatgacactcATATACTTGCGGGCACACATCACTTTGCAACGCCGTCAAGATACTCTAATAGGAGTTTCTCCTCACTACAAAACTTAGATGGAAGAAAAACATTAGATCTGGTTAAGGAAAGTAATAGATACGAGACATAAAAGTTGATGAAGAATACTCATGGTAGCAAACCGACGCTCAAATCTGTCACCGATAGAGGCAAAAGAGTGGACGAAGGCATGTTGGCTGATAAAAGACTATAGATCGGTGAGGTGGTGAGCGGAAGGGAGACAGGAGGGCACGAGGGCTACAGAGGAGGGGGAGATCGATGGTTAGAGGCATGCCGACTTAATAAGAGATGAGCAGGAGGAGaggcaaatggaggagcaagatAGGAGAACCCCAACCATCGTTGAACTGGTGCGAGGGGAAGCAAGAGGGGGAATCTGGAAAAGCAAATGAGTGGAATGAATTCTATATGAAGTGAGAGCACCGAGGAggttgagaggaagaaggaaaactTAGATCAGTCACAATGACGTCGCCATTCTTTGTTCAGTGTTGAGGTTGTGGGGTGGGGGGGGACCAACTCCGGGAATGGGGAAGCTTGCTCAGGCGGAGTGCTCCAACGAGAAGTCCAACGAAGGATATGTTAAGGTTGCACACGGTGGCGTGAAGGAGATCGTCTCCCTCTCGCCCTCTCGCCCTCTCGCTTCTGTGCTTTCTGTAGGcacagcggaggccggcaagagagaggtgaattgcctgaaaaaattaaaactataccctcctcgattttttcaactcaaaagtgcaataacaataaaaataactgaaaataaagtaaaagaaataaactagagactcagcagttaacctggttacaactaagaaggttgttaatccagggtgatgaaagagcgcactagaaaaatctcctttgctgaaggcagagaagccttttacacactgatggctcagaactattgctaggaagttgttacagagttgaatgaagaatttattggtgcggaaagcatccgacgattgaacctaagttttgataatgacaaaggattcaaagttaaggtgtctggtgatctaacggtctgaatgagattgcaggaaagtcctaagtgtacttaggtaaaagcactaactgtggttaggcaaggtgaaaccctagggggtggtaaccctaggtcatagggggtggtaaccctatgcgaaaagtcttggtgggtcgagtgcttcaggcaaaagtcctagggggtaaccctaggtgaaaactcctggtgtcacgaaccaggtgaaagactggaccagccgggaagtggacgtccagcagaaagtccggaagcatcgagcaccgagcaaaagtccagtcgatctggaggatcgcactggcaacaggtaaatctcctaagtggagtaggtgaggacgcgttccccgtaaagggaacagtagacgtcgggtcgacctagggtttccggttggaaatccgaagtcagacccggacagtccgatgactgtcaaactttatatttatgatattatatgtgctaacttttgttttgcatgatatgtttgtgttttggatctaacatgtcttgcaggtacgaaagaacaaggttaagcctcggataaacagtgtctgaggcgcctccatggagcttggaggcgcctcgggttcaaaagaTGAGTTGGCTGCGAAGCAggtttggaggcgccttgaaggaagctcaaggcgccttggactagtggatgaaggcgccttggagagaaAAGAAgacgccttgaacctgataaggttcgaccagttcatcccttatctcagcgtgtgacttggatggctttcaaggcgccttggacaccctttataagaaggtctcgaccagcagctcaagacaACTTCGCACAAGCAATCATTCTGCAActtgctgctaacgagacgttctGACAAAGTCTCAACTAGACgctgacaacccggagcttcagatttagtcttttgttgtcggtataactgtcatttttactgctttaaattctacttagtttgtaatagtttttacgaactatagttgttgcccaccgaaagcggtcagcgaccgcgggccttcgtgtaggagtcgagataggctccgaacgaagtaacctctcgtgtctactgtgtgtttgtgcattttaTTATTTCCGCTACATTATTACTCGTGTTTTACGATTTCAAAAGAGTGAAAgacgcgagcgctattcaccccccccctctagcgctttcgatccaacaattagtatcaaagcggggtcattttgaattggtgcaaccacctttcaaaacaaattttcatggtattttcagatttttcgtagtcaattagaatttagctttatagctatatccTAATTCTATTCTcaaatcgatttttgctcgaagttggtgcaacaccactcgagtacattttcttttaaattatacccgcactactaatccaagacttagtcttggaactgATTTTCGTTGTTTTTGTCATGCAGAAGtttaaatggcccatcaagagggttatagcactgttcgtcccccacttttcaccggagaagacttcgggtactggaaggggcgaatggaaacattCCTCAAAACCCAGTTCAagacatggatgatcgtcaagactggactacaactcccatccgacgaagacggcaagccaacaccctgcgaaaaatgggaaccgaccataatcaagaaggtggaagctgatgccaaagaaacctgcaccctccagtgtggactgaccaaggaggagctcaattgAGTTGGCCCGTtcacatcagcaaaggagctttgggagaagctgatcgaactccacgagggaacctccgacacaaaagtaagtaaacgtgacttgttgcttaataaattgtataatctaaagatgcaggaaggtgagacggcaagttcACTGCACgaaagaattcaagacatcctcaactccctccacggaatcgggcagaaggtagaaaatagggatatcataaggtacgctcttaacttgtttccaaggagtacattgtgggcatcaatggtagatgcctacaaagtctctaaggatctatCTTGTATTAAATAAGATTAATTGTTTTTGGAATTCGAACtccacgagcagactaatgcacagccaaccgagaagggggttgctttggttgcaagcACCAGTCGAACACGCAAACCGAGATCAcgatgaagaactgaaccagagtcggaagaagaacctgactcagacgatgaatTGACAACCGAGCTCATacacctcgtaaagaagctctacaagaagaagaagggcttccacaagagagatctaaagaagatagtacaatccaaggaggttcaaccgagttcgaagggtaagttcgaggttatctgctacgggtgcaaccagaaggggcacatcaaagccaactgcccaagtctgaaggatgcaaagaagcgaaagaagaaggccctgaaggcgacatgggacgaatcctcagaagaagatactgACGACGAattcgatcagacgagtctcctcgcactgatggctagggaccagatcgacgtgtccgagagcgagagcaagtcggaggccgagtccgagtgaagccacggatccgtatccgtttccgaagggcccaatCCCTCTCTAAGTATCCCTCGCCtcaataacttaattaattatttattacgaaaattagctaagtcgaatcttaaaattaagtcacttctaaaggaagtagatgtccttaaagaagtgactaactccgaatctttgactgaaccagtttagactggaaactcaactcaagcccaaaaacttgaagaagagaattccagcctgaaaattcaagtcaaggatctggagaaaacactagaacggttttctttaggttccaagaatcttgacctaattcttgggacacaaagagccgtttacaatagaactggtctaggatttaaacgaaaaaggaaatataaatcatatttatcacttgtacaaaaagcaaatagaaaaatagtccaagcatgggtccccaagtccaaattgattaatcaagttggacttggtcaatattggatcccgaatgatcaaatacactacctcgatagaccatatcgaggctatgattcaaggggagcaaaaaaaaaatgatactaataaaacgaacataattaaaaactaaaaattaaattaaaaattaaaattaaaaaattgaaattaaattaaaaattcgaaattaaattaaaaattaaatattaaaattcaaaattcaaaattctaattcaacttaaatcaaataaaaaataaaaggaggatccagaatagctggcacccccaactaaactacccgactggataatcgaacttaatctacccgaaatgggtaaacaagagtagactacccggcagagtaattaatgttagattaaaaggagttaggtttaacttgacccacggtactggtgaagtattggatgatagtacgttggggaaacttagtcatcgcatgtctaggaagatatggcttcgacctggtgcatttggctaagtggaactgaccgaagctaccctttatggatcctaactagttagacaaggttttgtattaagttcaatgggtaggactatttggaaaacctcgaaggcatggttactttaatgatgtccttgtgactcaccatagcccagaagtttatccaaagaacgcttacttgttgaacccaaagctaaacctaaatctaacacaa contains:
- the LOC122023034 gene encoding uncharacterized protein LOC122023034, with the translated sequence MVLVQEQEKKGKNPGNSSSSILAEPVTIQAEVPANPISRCPSQQVVEPYIPLPFPQCKVQPRKNVEEEKAKEFQENVILFSKMEVNVPLHAMIKQISKYAKFLKDLCVHKKKLKGNELIIMGKNVSALIQLVPYKCEDPGVFTVPCEIGNNLFEDAMLDLGASINLMPRLVFQTLGIGPLQPTGVVIHLSDRSQTRPARVIEDVLVKGDYLDNRSPLILGRPFLKTARTNIDIHAGILSMEIGDIVVQFSF